From the genome of Onthophagus taurus isolate NC chromosome 5, IU_Otau_3.0, whole genome shotgun sequence, one region includes:
- the LOC111423758 gene encoding uncharacterized protein: MYGIIVIREYKTSDISNINQVIRNAYLSSAFNAWLTFLGKEITFQMIVLGAAVMFIFMGVPFQYCIISIPVVMFVMFIFVYLAFLMKAMELSHGKRFNQCWVAESLDPILELNPPKNKLYRIIPEYKLTDEGIDLSRFRKTIVGTVSITKFSHDENAAWLFRLAVINGFRRKGVGQNLVQTAEKWCSDNRFHTIMCSMSECQENARKLFMNNRYLLKHMYHKQIIGSALTLLMYQLESPLITTFS; this comes from the exons ATGTACGGAATAATAGTGATAAGAGAATACAAAACGAGTGATATATCAAATATAAACCAAGTAATTCGAAACGCCTATTTATCGAGCGCTTTTAACGCTTGGTTAACATTTCTCGGGAAAGAG ATAACGTTCCAAATGATTGTACTCGGCGCAGCCGTAATGTTCATCTTTATGGGAGTCCCATTTCAATATTGCATCATTTCAATTCCAGTCGTAATGTTCGTCATGTTCATTTTCGTTTACTTGGCGTTTTTAATGAAAGCGATGGAATTATCACACGGAAAACGTTTCAATCAATGTTGGGTTGCTGAATCGTTGGACCCCATTTTAGAGTTAAATCCGCCGAAAAATAAGTTGTATAGGATTATTCCAGAATATAAATTAACCGACGAAGGGATTGATCTTTCTAGATTTCGTAAAACAATCGTTGGGACCGTTTCGATAACGAAATTCTCGCACGATGAAAACGCAGCTTGGTTGTTTCGTTTAGCGGTTATTAATGGGTTTAGAAGGAAAGGAGTTGGACAAAATCTAGTTCAAACGGCCGAAAAATGGTGTTCTGATAATCGATTTCATACGATTATGTGTAGTATGTCTGAGTGTCAAGAAAACgcgagaaaattgtttatgaataATAGATATTTGTTGAAGCATATGTAtcataaacaaattattgGGAGTGCTTTAACTTTGCTTATGTATCAATTAGAATCTCCTTTAATCACTACATTTAGTTGA
- the LOC111423759 gene encoding lysosomal-associated transmembrane protein 4B codes for MFNMRIKINPPRNNELRCFFCLHVRTATILLGIWHLMLHILALSILALCMRNQHMLAQRPISNDIEVGNLLPTPLSKTKDDNLPYYLPTTQDGRHIFQSDIDMGALMTVCTLAITLLMVYGTVKGKATHILPFFCLLLFDFAIATLTATGYFCYIRSVHSFVNEHWHNLPYKNALLDISPQYLSLIVLFVFVSTILWKGYCISVVWRCYKYLTLRQQAARSTVHYILRGDDGERIPDPEYLLPDYEAACASFKQPPPPSYQAAMEQPPPPAYPDTINPRIHFIVAETGVENEPSTPIATVAILPEEDVPTGRVYPDTSSMEEVPKKEEDENKEEGGEKKKEEPPKEPQE; via the exons ATGTTCAATATGCGGATTAAGATCAATCCGCCGAGGAACAACGAATTGCGCTGTTTCTTTTGCCTTCACGTTCGCACCGCTACCATTTTATTGGGAATATGGCACTTG atgtTGCACATTCTTGCATTGAGCATCCTCGCTCTGTGTATGCGGAATCAACATATGTTGGCTCAAAGGCCTATAAGCAACGATATCGAGGTTGGAAATCTTCTCCCGACACCTTTGAGTAAAACCAAGGATGATAATTTACCTTATTATTTACCTACAACTCAAGATGGGAGACATATTTTTCAAT ccGATATAGATATGGGGGCTTTAATGACGGTGTGCACTCTTGCGATTACTTTATTGATGGTTTATGGCACAGTAAAAGGAAAAGCAACGCATATTTTgccatttttttgtttattgctTTTCGATTTTGCAATCGCGAC GTTAACTGCAACTGGATATTTTTGTTACATTCGATCAGTACATAGTTTCGTTAACGAACACTGGCATAATTTACCCTACAAAAACGCATTATTAGATATCAGCCCTCAATATTTATCCTTAAtcgttttatttgttttcgtTTCGACGATTTTATGGaag GGTTATTGTATAAGCGTCGTTTGGAGATGCTACAAATACTTAACGTTAAGACAACAAGCCGCTCGGAGTACCGTCCATTATATTTTACGAGGCGATGATGGAGAGCGTATCCCAGACCCCGAGTATCTTTTACCGGATTATGAAGCAGCTTGTGCCAGTTTTAAGCAACCTCCACCGCCGTCATATCAAGCCGCAATGGAACAACCGCCACCCCCGGCTTACCCCGATACAATTAATCCCAGAATTCATTTCATTGTTGCCGAAACTGGAGTTGAAAATGAACCCTCAACTCCGATAGCGACGGTAGCAATTCTTCCTGAAGAAGATGTCCCAACCGGGCGGGTTTACCCGGATACTTCTTCTATGGAGGAGGTACCCAAAAAGGAGGAAGATGAAAATAAAGAGGAAGGTGGGGAGAAGAAGAAAGAGGAGCCACCAAAAGAACCccaagaataa
- the LOC111423761 gene encoding uncharacterized protein, giving the protein MWKIIFAVGLAFVFYPGSDGYPKSFRYTFPQNAAYENMGRTNKYLRGSFDSIGGGHLIGRSLDSIGGGNLLGRSLDSIGGGNLQGRGLDGIGGGHLQGRSLDSIGGGNLQGRSLDSIGGGNLLGRSLDSIGGGNLQGRSLDSIGGGNLIGRSLDSIGGGNLLGRSLDSIGGGNLQGRSLDSIGGGNLQGRSLDSIGGGNLIGRSLDSIGGGNLIGRNLYTIPDNLNERGLNEFLQKIKNKF; this is encoded by the exons ATGTGGAAGATTATCTTTGCGGTTGGGTTAgcctttgttttttatcctgGGTCTGATGGGTACCCAAAA agcTTCCGTTACACTTTCCCACAAAATGCGGCTTATG AAAATATGGGCCGaaccaataaatatttaagaggAAGCTTCGATAGTATTGGAGGTGGACATTTAATAGGAAGAAGTTTGGATAGTATTGGTGGGGGTAATTTATTGGGAAGAAGTCTTGATAGTATTGGAGGAGGAAATCTTCAAGGAAGAGGGTTGGATGGAATTGGTGGTGGACATCTTCAAGGAAGAAGTCTTGATAGTATTGGTGGGGGTAATCTACAAGGAAGAAGCTTAGATAGTATTGGTGGTGGCAATTTATTGGGAAGAAGCTTAGATAGTATTGGAGGAGGAAATCTTCAAGGACGAAGTTTAGATAGCATTGGTGGTGGTAACTTAATAGGAAGAAGCTTAGATAGCATCGGTGGTGGCAACTTATTAGGAAGAAGCTTAGATAGCATCGGTGGAGGCAACCTTCAAGGACGAAGTTTAGATAGCATCGGTGGAGGCAACCTTCAAGGACGAAGCTTAGATAGCATTGGTGGGGGTAACTTAATAGGAAGAAGCTTAGATAGCATCGGAGGAGGAAACTTAATTGGACGCAATTTATACACCATCCCCGATAATCTAAACGAACGCGGATTAAACGAAttccttcaaaaaatcaaaaacaaattttaa